A single region of the Eleginops maclovinus isolate JMC-PN-2008 ecotype Puerto Natales chromosome 16, JC_Emac_rtc_rv5, whole genome shotgun sequence genome encodes:
- the srebf1 gene encoding sterol regulatory element-binding protein 1 isoform X1 — protein sequence MNSLSFDDPSLDNLDPTLSLHDPNDIDTALLSDIDDMLQLINNQDMEFGGLFDTTPYTVPTPTQELPGLTQSITLPAPPTTTTALPPPPSSSILSSSPHLDALLGPPITRSSSTPDKAFQPPTFQQSPLAKVPNSTQRPQPASPPQAPALRQPQVEQPQPILSPSAPAKAASPHGSPTPNPPFTSTPQAVFTAPAPTSPPQPQPQPQPQQQALHVQPQSQQIRINYSPQSSYTTTSPSSVSQPTTLLSSSPPSVQPVTIQAQIQGLTTTSPLLATSVSPPVQTIAPNVQQVQQVQQVQQLQQVPVLLQPQFIKAESLLLTTTMASSTSLASTTPVQSTSLQRSFPFQAFMGGGTILTTVPVMVDTDKLPINRIAISGKPFGQPPKGEKRTAHNAIEKRYRSSINDKILELKDLVAGSDAKLNKSAVLRKAIDYIRYLQSTNQKLKQENMAFKMAAQKNKSLKDLVAMEVDGPADVKNELPTPPASDVGSPTSFSHCSSDSEPDSPMVEDTKQPTVGIMDKSTAGGSAGGMLDRSRMALCTFTFLFLSLNPLAALLCSAGSSTAGSSAASHHTGRSVLGVDIAAESWGWMDWMLPTLLVWLVNGILVSGVLVRLLVYGEPVTRPHSGSSVLFWRHRKQADLDLARGDFAQASQNLWTCLKALGRPLPISQLDLACSALWSLLRFCLQRLWVGRWLAARAGGLRSDGPLKEDACKSSRDAALVYHRLHQLHMTGKLNGSHLSAVHMALSAVNLAECAGSCLPVASLAEVYVSAALRVKASMPRILHFTSRVFLSSARQACLSSSGSVPPAMQWLCHPLGHRFFVDGDWAIRSTPKESIYSQAGNTVDPLAQVTQAFREHLLEKALYCVAQPHGEKSPNQGEGEYADALEYLQLLISASDAAGATSQSFAIGSNMATVTGCDPHSKWWSSVTVVIINWLQGDDAAAERLYPTVEHLPRSLQNAESLLPKACLNTFRAVRALLSKPENCQLSLSYSDKASVLLRDSLNLGPHCHSSSLDKVVQLLLCDLLLVMRTNVWRLQQQGAGPAGSGLVGTSGPAGVHQASPPELQGFQQDLSSLRKLAHSFRPAMRRLFLHEATARLMAGASPTRTHQLLDRSLRRRATPGAKTEECETRPGQREQAEAVMLACRYLPPSFLSAPGQRVGMLADAARTLEKLGDKRTLHDCQQMIIKLGSGTTVTNS from the exons ATGAACAGCCTGTCTTTTGACGATCCTTCGTTGGATAACCTGGATCCAACTCTGTCGCTTCATGATCCCAACGATATTGACACGGCCCTCTTAAGCGACATTGATG ACATGCTACAGCTCATCAACAACCAGGACATGGAGTTTGGAGGACTGTTTGATACCACCCCATATACAGTGCCCACTCCCACCCAAGAGCTTCCCGGTTTGACCCAGTCCATCACCTTACCTGCCCCTCCAACCACCACTACCGCACTTCCACCTCCACCTTCCTCTTCCATCCTAAGCAGTAGCCCCCACTTGGATGCACTCCTGGGCCCACCCATCACCCGCAGTTCCTCCACCCCAGACAAGGCCTTCCAGCCACCCACTTTTCAGCAGTCCCCCCTGGCCAAGGTGCCCAACTCCACACAAAGGCCTCAGCCGGCCTCCCCGCCACAGGCCCCGGCCCTCAGACAGCCCCAGGTAGAGCAGCCCCAACCCATTCTCAGCCCTTCAGCCCCGGCAAAGGCAGCTTCACCTCATGGCTCGCCAACACCAAACCCACCTTTCACCTCGACGCCCCAGGCCGTCTTCACTGCGCCTGCTCCCACATCCCCTCCTCAGCCCCAGCCCCAGCCCCAACCGCAGCAGCAGGCACTTCATGTCCAGCCTCAGTCCCAACAGATCCGAATCAACTACAGCCCTCAGAGCAGCTACACAA CTACCAGTCCCAGTAGTGTGAGCCAACCAACCAccctcctgtcctcctcacCTCCGAGTGTGCAGCCGGTGACCATCCAGGCTCAGATCCAAGGGCTGACCACCACGTCTCCTCTCCTGGCCACGTCAGTGAGCCCGCCTGTTCAAACCATCGCACCCAACGTACAGCAAGTACAACAAGTACAACAAGTACAACAACTACAGCAAGTACCT GTGTTGCTGCAGCCGCAGTTCATCAAGGCGGAGTCTCTGCTGCTGACTACTACTATGGCTTCTTCCACATCCCTGGCCTCCACCACCCCAGTACAGAGCACTTCACTGCAG CGATCTTTCCCCTTCCAGGCCTTTATGGGTGGTGGCACCATCCTGACCACTGTGCCCGTCATGGTGGACACTGATAAGCTGCCCATCAACCGCATCGCCATCAGCGGCAAGCCGTTTGGCCAGCCACCCAAGGGAGAGAAGCGCACAGCCCACAACGCCATTGAGAAGCGTTACCGTTCCTCTATTAATGACAAAATCCTCGAGCTCAAAGATCTGGTGGCTGGTTCCGATGCCAAG CTCAACAAGTCTGCAGTGCTGAGGAAAGCCATCGACTACATCCGTTACCTGCAGTCGACCAACCAGAAGCTCAAACAGGAGAACATGGCTTTTAAAATGGCTGCCCAGAAAAACA AGTCTCTTAAGGACCTGGTTGCCATGGAGGTCGATGGACCGGCTGATGTGAAGAATGAGCTGCCCACCCCACCTGCTTCTGACGTGGGCTCCCCCACCTCTTTCTCACACTGTAGCAGTGACTCAGAGCCCGACAGTCCGATGGTGGAGGACACAAAG CAGCCTACTGTGGGCATCATGGACAAATCCACAGCAGGAGGCAGCGCTGGCGGCATGTTGGACCGCTCCCGCATGGCGTTGTGCACTttcaccttcctcttcctctctctcaacCCTCTGGCTGCCCTGCTCTGCTCCGCCGGCAGCAGCACAGCTGGAAGCTCCGCAGCCTCACATCACACAGGAAGGAGCGTCCTGGGTGTGGATATCGCAG cGGAGTCGTGGGGCTGGATGGACTGGATGCTGCCAACCTTACTGGTGTGGCTGGTGAACGGTATTCTGGTGTCGGGGGTTCTGGTCCGACTGCTGGTGTATGGAGAGCCTGTAACCAGACCACACTCTGGATCCTCTGTTTTGTTCTGGAGGCACCGCAAGCAGGCTGACCTGGACCTGGCTAGA GGAGATTTTGCCCAGGCCAGTCAGAACCTGTGGACTTGTCTAAAGGCTCTTGGTCGTCCCTTACCCATCTCCCAGTTGGACCTGGCCTGTTCTGCCCTCTGGTCCCTGCTAAGATTCTGCCTCCAGCGCCTCTGGGTGGGCCGCTGGTTGGCTGCCAGGGCTGGAGGGCTGCGGTCTGACGGCCCCCTGAAGGAAGATGCCTGCAAAAGCAGCCGGGACGCAGCCCTGGTTTACCACCGCCTCCACCAGCTTCACATGACAG GTAAGCTGAATGGCAGCCACCTATCAGCAGTGCACATGGCTCTAAGTGCAGTGAACTTGGCAGAGTGTGCTGGCTCCTGTCTGCCTGTTGCCAGTCTGGCTGAGGTCTACGTGTCTGCAGCTCTACGGGTCAAAGCCAGCATGCCAAGGATCCTGCATTTTACTTCT CGTGTTTTCCTGAGCAGCGCTCGCCAGGCCTGCCTGTCGTCCAGTGGCAGCGTTCCTCCAGCTATGCAGTGGCTGTGTCACCCACTCGGTCATCGCTTCTTTGTGGATGGGGATTGGGCTATTCGCAGCACTCCTAAAGAAAGCATCTATAGCCAGGCGGGCAATACTG TGGATCCTCTGGCCCAGGTGACTCAGGCCTTCAGGGAACACCTCCTGGAGAAAGCTCTGTACTGTGTGGCTCAGCCTCACGGAGAGAAAAGCCCCAACCAGGGAGAagg GGAGTATGCCGATGCTCTGGAGTATCTCCAGCTGTTGATAAGTGCATCAGATGCGGCTGGTGCCACCTCCCAGTCCTTTGCCATCGGCTCCAACATGGCCACTGTGACCG GCTGCGACCCCCACTCAAAGTGGTGGTCCTCGGTTACCGTGGTGATCATCAATTGGCTCCAAGGAGATGACGCCGCGGCGGAGCGGCTGTACCCAACTGTTGAGCACCTGCCGCGCAGCCTGCAGAACGCAGA GAGTCTTCTGCCCAAGGCGTGTCTGAACACATTCAGGGCAGTGAGGGCTCTGCTGTCCAAGCCTGAAAACTGCCAGCTGAGTCTGAGTTACAGCGACAAGGCCAGCGTTCTGCTTCGTGACAGCCTCAACCTCGGACCACACTGCCACAGCTCCAGTTTAGACAAG GTCGTCCAGTTGCTCTTGTGTGATCTCCTGTTGGTGATGAGGACCAATGTGTGGCGCCTGCAGCAGCAGGGGGCCGGTCCTGCCGGGTCAGGGTTGGTGGGTACCAGCGGTCCTGCAGGGGTCCACCAGGCCTCCCCACCAGAGCTCCAGGGCTTTCAGCAAGATCTCAGCTCCCTACGAAAACTGGCACACAGCTTCAGGCCTGCAATGCGGAGA
- the srebf1 gene encoding sterol regulatory element-binding protein 1 isoform X2, with amino-acid sequence MNSLSFDDPSLDNLDPTLSLHDPNDIDTALLSDIDDMLQLINNQDMEFGGLFDTTPYTVPTPTQELPGLTQSITLPAPPTTTTALPPPPSSSILSSSPHLDALLGPPITRSSSTPDKAFQPPTFQQSPLAKVPNSTQRPQPASPPQAPALRQPQVEQPQPILSPSAPAKAASPHGSPTPNPPFTSTPQAVFTAPAPTSPPQPQPQPQPQQQALHVQPQSQQIRINYSPQSSYTTTSPSSVSQPTTLLSSSPPSVQPVTIQAQIQGLTTTSPLLATSVSPPVQTIAPNVQQVQQVQQVQQLQQVPVLLQPQFIKAESLLLTTTMASSTSLASTTPVQSTSLQAFMGGGTILTTVPVMVDTDKLPINRIAISGKPFGQPPKGEKRTAHNAIEKRYRSSINDKILELKDLVAGSDAKLNKSAVLRKAIDYIRYLQSTNQKLKQENMAFKMAAQKNKSLKDLVAMEVDGPADVKNELPTPPASDVGSPTSFSHCSSDSEPDSPMVEDTKQPTVGIMDKSTAGGSAGGMLDRSRMALCTFTFLFLSLNPLAALLCSAGSSTAGSSAASHHTGRSVLGVDIAAESWGWMDWMLPTLLVWLVNGILVSGVLVRLLVYGEPVTRPHSGSSVLFWRHRKQADLDLARGDFAQASQNLWTCLKALGRPLPISQLDLACSALWSLLRFCLQRLWVGRWLAARAGGLRSDGPLKEDACKSSRDAALVYHRLHQLHMTGKLNGSHLSAVHMALSAVNLAECAGSCLPVASLAEVYVSAALRVKASMPRILHFTSRVFLSSARQACLSSSGSVPPAMQWLCHPLGHRFFVDGDWAIRSTPKESIYSQAGNTVDPLAQVTQAFREHLLEKALYCVAQPHGEKSPNQGEGEYADALEYLQLLISASDAAGATSQSFAIGSNMATVTGCDPHSKWWSSVTVVIINWLQGDDAAAERLYPTVEHLPRSLQNAESLLPKACLNTFRAVRALLSKPENCQLSLSYSDKASVLLRDSLNLGPHCHSSSLDKVVQLLLCDLLLVMRTNVWRLQQQGAGPAGSGLVGTSGPAGVHQASPPELQGFQQDLSSLRKLAHSFRPAMRRLFLHEATARLMAGASPTRTHQLLDRSLRRRATPGAKTEECETRPGQREQAEAVMLACRYLPPSFLSAPGQRVGMLADAARTLEKLGDKRTLHDCQQMIIKLGSGTTVTNS; translated from the exons ATGAACAGCCTGTCTTTTGACGATCCTTCGTTGGATAACCTGGATCCAACTCTGTCGCTTCATGATCCCAACGATATTGACACGGCCCTCTTAAGCGACATTGATG ACATGCTACAGCTCATCAACAACCAGGACATGGAGTTTGGAGGACTGTTTGATACCACCCCATATACAGTGCCCACTCCCACCCAAGAGCTTCCCGGTTTGACCCAGTCCATCACCTTACCTGCCCCTCCAACCACCACTACCGCACTTCCACCTCCACCTTCCTCTTCCATCCTAAGCAGTAGCCCCCACTTGGATGCACTCCTGGGCCCACCCATCACCCGCAGTTCCTCCACCCCAGACAAGGCCTTCCAGCCACCCACTTTTCAGCAGTCCCCCCTGGCCAAGGTGCCCAACTCCACACAAAGGCCTCAGCCGGCCTCCCCGCCACAGGCCCCGGCCCTCAGACAGCCCCAGGTAGAGCAGCCCCAACCCATTCTCAGCCCTTCAGCCCCGGCAAAGGCAGCTTCACCTCATGGCTCGCCAACACCAAACCCACCTTTCACCTCGACGCCCCAGGCCGTCTTCACTGCGCCTGCTCCCACATCCCCTCCTCAGCCCCAGCCCCAGCCCCAACCGCAGCAGCAGGCACTTCATGTCCAGCCTCAGTCCCAACAGATCCGAATCAACTACAGCCCTCAGAGCAGCTACACAA CTACCAGTCCCAGTAGTGTGAGCCAACCAACCAccctcctgtcctcctcacCTCCGAGTGTGCAGCCGGTGACCATCCAGGCTCAGATCCAAGGGCTGACCACCACGTCTCCTCTCCTGGCCACGTCAGTGAGCCCGCCTGTTCAAACCATCGCACCCAACGTACAGCAAGTACAACAAGTACAACAAGTACAACAACTACAGCAAGTACCT GTGTTGCTGCAGCCGCAGTTCATCAAGGCGGAGTCTCTGCTGCTGACTACTACTATGGCTTCTTCCACATCCCTGGCCTCCACCACCCCAGTACAGAGCACTTCACTGCAG GCCTTTATGGGTGGTGGCACCATCCTGACCACTGTGCCCGTCATGGTGGACACTGATAAGCTGCCCATCAACCGCATCGCCATCAGCGGCAAGCCGTTTGGCCAGCCACCCAAGGGAGAGAAGCGCACAGCCCACAACGCCATTGAGAAGCGTTACCGTTCCTCTATTAATGACAAAATCCTCGAGCTCAAAGATCTGGTGGCTGGTTCCGATGCCAAG CTCAACAAGTCTGCAGTGCTGAGGAAAGCCATCGACTACATCCGTTACCTGCAGTCGACCAACCAGAAGCTCAAACAGGAGAACATGGCTTTTAAAATGGCTGCCCAGAAAAACA AGTCTCTTAAGGACCTGGTTGCCATGGAGGTCGATGGACCGGCTGATGTGAAGAATGAGCTGCCCACCCCACCTGCTTCTGACGTGGGCTCCCCCACCTCTTTCTCACACTGTAGCAGTGACTCAGAGCCCGACAGTCCGATGGTGGAGGACACAAAG CAGCCTACTGTGGGCATCATGGACAAATCCACAGCAGGAGGCAGCGCTGGCGGCATGTTGGACCGCTCCCGCATGGCGTTGTGCACTttcaccttcctcttcctctctctcaacCCTCTGGCTGCCCTGCTCTGCTCCGCCGGCAGCAGCACAGCTGGAAGCTCCGCAGCCTCACATCACACAGGAAGGAGCGTCCTGGGTGTGGATATCGCAG cGGAGTCGTGGGGCTGGATGGACTGGATGCTGCCAACCTTACTGGTGTGGCTGGTGAACGGTATTCTGGTGTCGGGGGTTCTGGTCCGACTGCTGGTGTATGGAGAGCCTGTAACCAGACCACACTCTGGATCCTCTGTTTTGTTCTGGAGGCACCGCAAGCAGGCTGACCTGGACCTGGCTAGA GGAGATTTTGCCCAGGCCAGTCAGAACCTGTGGACTTGTCTAAAGGCTCTTGGTCGTCCCTTACCCATCTCCCAGTTGGACCTGGCCTGTTCTGCCCTCTGGTCCCTGCTAAGATTCTGCCTCCAGCGCCTCTGGGTGGGCCGCTGGTTGGCTGCCAGGGCTGGAGGGCTGCGGTCTGACGGCCCCCTGAAGGAAGATGCCTGCAAAAGCAGCCGGGACGCAGCCCTGGTTTACCACCGCCTCCACCAGCTTCACATGACAG GTAAGCTGAATGGCAGCCACCTATCAGCAGTGCACATGGCTCTAAGTGCAGTGAACTTGGCAGAGTGTGCTGGCTCCTGTCTGCCTGTTGCCAGTCTGGCTGAGGTCTACGTGTCTGCAGCTCTACGGGTCAAAGCCAGCATGCCAAGGATCCTGCATTTTACTTCT CGTGTTTTCCTGAGCAGCGCTCGCCAGGCCTGCCTGTCGTCCAGTGGCAGCGTTCCTCCAGCTATGCAGTGGCTGTGTCACCCACTCGGTCATCGCTTCTTTGTGGATGGGGATTGGGCTATTCGCAGCACTCCTAAAGAAAGCATCTATAGCCAGGCGGGCAATACTG TGGATCCTCTGGCCCAGGTGACTCAGGCCTTCAGGGAACACCTCCTGGAGAAAGCTCTGTACTGTGTGGCTCAGCCTCACGGAGAGAAAAGCCCCAACCAGGGAGAagg GGAGTATGCCGATGCTCTGGAGTATCTCCAGCTGTTGATAAGTGCATCAGATGCGGCTGGTGCCACCTCCCAGTCCTTTGCCATCGGCTCCAACATGGCCACTGTGACCG GCTGCGACCCCCACTCAAAGTGGTGGTCCTCGGTTACCGTGGTGATCATCAATTGGCTCCAAGGAGATGACGCCGCGGCGGAGCGGCTGTACCCAACTGTTGAGCACCTGCCGCGCAGCCTGCAGAACGCAGA GAGTCTTCTGCCCAAGGCGTGTCTGAACACATTCAGGGCAGTGAGGGCTCTGCTGTCCAAGCCTGAAAACTGCCAGCTGAGTCTGAGTTACAGCGACAAGGCCAGCGTTCTGCTTCGTGACAGCCTCAACCTCGGACCACACTGCCACAGCTCCAGTTTAGACAAG GTCGTCCAGTTGCTCTTGTGTGATCTCCTGTTGGTGATGAGGACCAATGTGTGGCGCCTGCAGCAGCAGGGGGCCGGTCCTGCCGGGTCAGGGTTGGTGGGTACCAGCGGTCCTGCAGGGGTCCACCAGGCCTCCCCACCAGAGCTCCAGGGCTTTCAGCAAGATCTCAGCTCCCTACGAAAACTGGCACACAGCTTCAGGCCTGCAATGCGGAGA